The stretch of DNA GAATCTCTTAGAGAGCGATTTCCAATACTCCCAAAACTACCTGAGAAACCGGATTGATCACGCACCCCGCATAACCAAACCCACCCCCACTCGAAACCGCGCATCCCAATGCACCCTCGAAAAGGCCCAATCCTCGGGCCGTTCAACAAATCCGTGCTTCACCGGGGGGCTCCGCCCGATTGCGGCTGAGACGGTCCACCGGACCGTTTCCAAGACGCCGCTCACTCCACCAATACTGCACCTGCACGCGGTAATCGGCCTCACCCCGAATACCGGGCTCGGCCCGTTCGACCCTCAAACCGTCCCCCGGACGGTGTGTCGCTGCGCGAACCGGGTCTCACTCCCGGAACCGCCTCTGCCAAACCCCCGCATCCCCCTTCGCGATCTTGCTTGCCGAACGCTGTAGGGTGGGGTTCCACCGCATGCCCAAACCGTTTTGCCTCGGTGGGTTGGAACCCCACCCTAACGGCATCGCGAATGCTCCGCGCAAACCGCGCCTTGGTCGCGGGGGCTCCGCCCGTTGCCACCTCAATTGATCCCCCGGATCAATCGCTTGGCTGTGCCCGGACCGGTGCCAATCCCCGATAAACACGCCCACATTTGACCAACATCAATGCATCCCACCGCACCCCCATGCACACTCCGCCCAACCCATATGACCGGAGGCTCCACATGCAGCGTTTCATGCTGTTCTTTGTCCTGCACATTTTCATCGGCGCCAGCCTGGCGGGCACGGGCGTGATCGCCGCGCTGTCCCTGGGCTTTGGCACCGTCGGGCCGATCCTGATTGCGGCGGCCATCGGGTTCGTCGCGGCCTTCCCCGTGACGTGGATCGTGCAAAAGCGGATCACCGGCCTGGGCTGACAAGCGCAGCGCGAGGCACACAAAAAAGCGCGCGAGGGCATCATTGCCGCCGCGCCGCTTGTCCTCAAATGCGCCGCCGTTATTCCACGAAGCCGAAGCTTTCGTTTTCCATCCACACGGGTTCGCCAATGCCGGCGCGCATCAGCAGGCAGGCCGTCCCCTTGCGCTGGAAATACACGCCTTCCATCTCGTACCACCCGGCCTCGGGCACCTCGACCTCGACCGTTTCGGTGGCTTCGCAGGGATGCACCCCGTCGAAATAGGCGACTTCCTGGCCGCCAATCGACATCTGAAGCCCATCATTGCTCATGAAATCAACAAGGTATGTGCCCGCTTCGTCAAAGCGCACATAGCCGGAAATACCTGCCACGACCTTGTAGGGTGTGCCGCTTGTCAACGTTTCCGTGCCATCCTCGGTATCGCGGTAGTCCATGCCAAGGAGCGGCTTGCCGGGCCGCGCGCCGTCGAGCGCATCGACCGCGTCGTCCAGAGTCCTGGGATTGGCATCGAGATTGTAGACGACGGCCAAACCCTGCTGCAGGTCGCTTGGTTGCGGATCTGCGGGTGTCAATTCGAGCGGTGCGGCCAGGCAAGCGCCCGCCATGGAAACGAGGCCGAGTGTCAAGGCGGCCGTCTTCAACATCTTCATCATGATCTCCCGTTGGTCCCGACCGCTGTTGGCGCGGCCTTAAATCCCGGGAAACTTAAAAGCCGTTGCCAGCCGATGACAACAGGGGTGGGGCTAAACGTCACGAAACTTTGGCAAAACTACACGCGTCGGTAGAAAAGATACCGATCCGGGGCAATCGTGTCCGGTCCACAGATCTGTTCGAACCCGACAAGCGGTTGCTGCGACAGGATCAGCCCGCCAGGGACCATGACGGCGGCAATCCGCGGGCTCAGGCGGGCGCCTTCCTCGACGTCCTTGTCCTTGATGCCATAACCAAAATCGTAATGCGCCATCACCATCCGACGCCCCTCTTGCGCCAGGCGGGTCAGCATCGGCTCGGCCTCGCCTTCCAGAAAGTCCGCTTCGGGCGGCACGCAACTGGGGTGGCATTTCAACATGCGGTCGATCACCCAGATCCGGCGGTCGGGCAATTCCTGGCGCAAGTGATCGTAGGTCCGCCCATTGCCAAGGCCCATCTCCAGAACGTCGCCGTCCATGTCGGCGATGCGTTCGGCCGCCCAGTTGATGCCGTCGATCTGCGCGGTCAGGCGTCGCCGCATCGATTCCAGTCTGCTCATGTCAAGTCGTCTCCATCGTCCAGGGGGTGGCGCCTCCGGACAGCATTTCGTGTATGAACGCGCTGGTGAAATCCCAGATCGCTTGGGTGTGGACCAGGTGGTGGGTCAAAAGGCCAAACGGCTCCGCCGCGTCCTCAGCCCGCTGCCTGCGCGCCCGCAGATGGGCGACGGTGCTTTGGACCAACATGTCGGGTTCCACAAGATCTCGTGTGCCTTTCCACCAGATCGGGTCGATATGGGTGTTGATCTGCGTCAAACCGGGGGCAGCTTCATGCCCCTTTCGCGCACCAAACGTGGACAATATGGTATAGCCCTGTTGCGCCAGAACCGGCAGGTGCGTGTCTTTCACCCGGTTCCACGGCGGCACGAATGCGGGGCGCAGGCACAAGCCAAAGAGCTGCTGCATCCTCGCCAATCCACGCGCGCTGTCGTCGGCCAGCCCCGGACGATCCGTCAGAAACTCGTTCTTCTTTTCACCGGGAATGCTGTGATCGTGATGCGCCCAGCCGTGGACCAGGGGGATGATGCGCCGGGCCTTGGTGTACTCTGCCAGGGCGGGCGCTGCGTGCGCCGGGATGATGGCCAGATGGACGGCAAGCCCGGTGGATTGTGACAGGTCTGCAAGCCTGTCCAGCGCCGCCGTCGGCGCAATCGCATCGTCGTCGCGCCACCAGAAGGGTAGGGCAAGGCCACCGCGGCGACAGGCGCTCAACTCCTGCCGCAAAGGGGTCCAATCAACCTTCATGCGCCCTCCGCCGGTGCAGATCATGCACGATGTCCACGGTGCACGCGGCGCCGTTCATACCGGCGGTTTGGCGGGGCCGATCCGGTCCGCCCTCTGCCTTCGCGATCGCACGCAAAAGGGCATCGCCCAACAGGTCCGCTTGCCGGATCACGGCGATGCCGGGCAGCTTGCTCAACGCCCTGGCGCGCAAGGTCTGTTCCACCTCGCCCCCGTCGTCAAAGGGCACAAGGACGGCGCGTACACCGGTTTGCAGCACGTCCAGCGCCGTGTTGTAGCCGCACATGGAGACTGAGATGTCTGCCCCCATCAGCAGCTCGCGGAAGTCGGGGCGCGGCCCTTCGATGGTGACATTGGCGGGCGCCGCTTGGGACAAGGCGCTGCGCCGCGCGGCGTTCCCCCCGACCAGCAGATGCCAGGACCGGGCGGGCGCGCGTCGTGCTGACGCGAGGGCCGCGGAAAACAGGGTATCGCCCACGGCACCGCCACCGGCACTGACGATGATGTCACCCGCAGTGTCCGCGACTTCGGTCGGTGCGGACGGTGCGACAAAGCCAGTATAGTGCAGCTTGTCTTGCAGCGCCGCGGAGACCGGCCAGCTTTCCTGCAGGGCCACGACATTCTCATCGGAATGGACCAGCACGCCGTCATAGGCGTCGCTGACAAGATCATTGGCAAATGTGACCTTCTCCGCCTTGGATGGAGGGGCGAGGATATCGCGGACCGAAGACAGGATCAGCGGTGGGGTTTGCAGCGCCTGCGCCGTGTCGAGCAAGGCCTGAAACTCGCGCTTCAGGCCGCGTCGGCCAAAGGGAAACAGCTCGGTGATCAGAACGTCGGGGGGCGTCGCACGGATGTGGGCCAGCAGCGCGTCCTTGCGCGCCTCCAGGTAAGGTGCGTCTGCCGTGACGTTGCCGTCGGTCAGAAGGTTGGAAAAATCCGTGCCGTCCGAATGCAGGGG from Tateyamaria omphalii encodes:
- a CDS encoding glycosyltransferase family protein, translating into MQVTLVVTHLLGTGHLARALTLGRAFAAAGDTVTVISGGRSVPHFDTTGITLVQLPPLHSDGTDFSNLLTDGNVTADAPYLEARKDALLAHIRATPPDVLITELFPFGRRGLKREFQALLDTAQALQTPPLILSSVRDILAPPSKAEKVTFANDLVSDAYDGVLVHSDENVVALQESWPVSAALQDKLHYTGFVAPSAPTEVADTAGDIIVSAGGGAVGDTLFSAALASARRAPARSWHLLVGGNAARRSALSQAAPANVTIEGPRPDFRELLMGADISVSMCGYNTALDVLQTGVRAVLVPFDDGGEVEQTLRARALSKLPGIAVIRQADLLGDALLRAIAKAEGGPDRPRQTAGMNGAACTVDIVHDLHRRRAHEG
- a CDS encoding class I SAM-dependent methyltransferase — protein: MSRLESMRRRLTAQIDGINWAAERIADMDGDVLEMGLGNGRTYDHLRQELPDRRIWVIDRMLKCHPSCVPPEADFLEGEAEPMLTRLAQEGRRMVMAHYDFGYGIKDKDVEEGARLSPRIAAVMVPGGLILSQQPLVGFEQICGPDTIAPDRYLFYRRV
- a CDS encoding PA14 domain-containing protein is translated as MMKMLKTAALTLGLVSMAGACLAAPLELTPADPQPSDLQQGLAVVYNLDANPRTLDDAVDALDGARPGKPLLGMDYRDTEDGTETLTSGTPYKVVAGISGYVRFDEAGTYLVDFMSNDGLQMSIGGQEVAYFDGVHPCEATETVEVEVPEAGWYEMEGVYFQRKGTACLLMRAGIGEPVWMENESFGFVE
- a CDS encoding polysaccharide deacetylase translates to MKVDWTPLRQELSACRRGGLALPFWWRDDDAIAPTAALDRLADLSQSTGLAVHLAIIPAHAAPALAEYTKARRIIPLVHGWAHHDHSIPGEKKNEFLTDRPGLADDSARGLARMQQLFGLCLRPAFVPPWNRVKDTHLPVLAQQGYTILSTFGARKGHEAAPGLTQINTHIDPIWWKGTRDLVEPDMLVQSTVAHLRARRQRAEDAAEPFGLLTHHLVHTQAIWDFTSAFIHEMLSGGATPWTMETT
- a CDS encoding CTP synthetase translates to MQRFMLFFVLHIFIGASLAGTGVIAALSLGFGTVGPILIAAAIGFVAAFPVTWIVQKRITGLG